A part of Podarcis muralis chromosome 13, rPodMur119.hap1.1, whole genome shotgun sequence genomic DNA contains:
- the QPRT gene encoding nicotinate-nucleotide pyrophosphorylase [carboxylating] isoform X2 codes for MASQPNLSHLLPAARLRQLACDWLREDAPAFDYGGYAVGDRQECAVLLCKSPGVLAGFPFFEAIFAEVGCSVEWLQSEGAWAEPISRVAEVRGPAKDILLGERVALNCIGRCSGIATSAAKACQAARESGWHGEVAGTRKTTPGFRLPEKYALLVGGASCHRYDLGSLIMLKDNHVWASGGITQAIRSARRVGGFALKDLHPTASTVKASFPRATVEASGGITEDNVAQFVGPDVDVVSLGCLTQSARAVDFSLKICRDPASKPQLRNFVF; via the exons ATGGCCTCCCAGCCAAATCTTTCACACCTTCTGCCCGCTGCCCGCTTGCGTCAACTGGCCTGTGACTGGCTGCGGGAAGATGCTCCTGCCTTCGACTACGGTGGCTATGCTGTCGGTGACCGTCAGGAATGTGCCGTGCTCCTCTGCAAGTCCCCAGGAGTCTTAGCGGGCTTCCCTTTCTTTGAGGCCATCTTTGCTGAAGTTGGCTGCTCTGTGGAGTGGCTCCAGTCGGAGGGAGCCTGGGCAGAACCAATCAGCCGGGTGGCAGAAGTGCGTGGGCCAGCCAAAGATATATTGCTGGGCGAACGGGTGGCTCTGAACTGTATCGGGCGGTGCAGTGGCATTGCTACGTCAGCAGCCAAGGCGTGTCAAGCAGCGCGGGAATCTGGCTGGCATGGAGAGGTGGCTGGGACGAGGAAGACCACGCCAGGCTTCCGCCTGCCTGAGAAGTATGCTCTCCTGGTGGGAGGGGCTTCTTGCCACCGCTACGACCTGGGGAGCCTCATCATGCTGAAAGACAACCACGTGTGGGCATCAGGCGGCATCACACAG GCCATCCGGAGTGCCCGGCGCGTCGGAGGCTTCGCCCTGAAG GACCTGCACCCCACAGCCAGTACGGTGAAGGCCTCTTTCCCTCGGGCGACAGTGGAAGCCAGCGGGGGGATCACTGAGGATAACGTGGCCCAGTTTGTGGGGCCCGACGTTGACGTGGTCTCCCTCGGTTGCCTCACCCAGTCAGCAAGAGCTGTGGATTTCTCTCTCAAGATCTGCCGGGATCCGGCTTCCAAGCCGCAACTGCGGAATTTTGTCTTCTGA
- the QPRT gene encoding nicotinate-nucleotide pyrophosphorylase [carboxylating] isoform X1 — translation MASQPNLSHLLPAARLRQLACDWLREDAPAFDYGGYAVGDRQECAVLLCKSPGVLAGFPFFEAIFAEVGCSVEWLQSEGAWAEPISRVAEVRGPAKDILLGERVALNCIGRCSGIATSAAKACQAARESGWHGEVAGTRKTTPGFRLPEKYALLVGGASCHRYDLGSLIMLKDNHVWASGGITQAIRSARRVGGFALKVEVECRSLEEALEAGECGADIIMLDNFAPQDLHPTASTVKASFPRATVEASGGITEDNVAQFVGPDVDVVSLGCLTQSARAVDFSLKICRDPASKPQLRNFVF, via the exons ATGGCCTCCCAGCCAAATCTTTCACACCTTCTGCCCGCTGCCCGCTTGCGTCAACTGGCCTGTGACTGGCTGCGGGAAGATGCTCCTGCCTTCGACTACGGTGGCTATGCTGTCGGTGACCGTCAGGAATGTGCCGTGCTCCTCTGCAAGTCCCCAGGAGTCTTAGCGGGCTTCCCTTTCTTTGAGGCCATCTTTGCTGAAGTTGGCTGCTCTGTGGAGTGGCTCCAGTCGGAGGGAGCCTGGGCAGAACCAATCAGCCGGGTGGCAGAAGTGCGTGGGCCAGCCAAAGATATATTGCTGGGCGAACGGGTGGCTCTGAACTGTATCGGGCGGTGCAGTGGCATTGCTACGTCAGCAGCCAAGGCGTGTCAAGCAGCGCGGGAATCTGGCTGGCATGGAGAGGTGGCTGGGACGAGGAAGACCACGCCAGGCTTCCGCCTGCCTGAGAAGTATGCTCTCCTGGTGGGAGGGGCTTCTTGCCACCGCTACGACCTGGGGAGCCTCATCATGCTGAAAGACAACCACGTGTGGGCATCAGGCGGCATCACACAG GCCATCCGGAGTGCCCGGCGCGTCGGAGGCTTCGCCCTGAAGGTAGAAGTTGAGTGCCGTTCGTTGGAAGAGGCTCTTGAGGCAGGAGAATGTGGTGCAGATATTATCATGTTGGATAACTTTGCTCCGCAG GACCTGCACCCCACAGCCAGTACGGTGAAGGCCTCTTTCCCTCGGGCGACAGTGGAAGCCAGCGGGGGGATCACTGAGGATAACGTGGCCCAGTTTGTGGGGCCCGACGTTGACGTGGTCTCCCTCGGTTGCCTCACCCAGTCAGCAAGAGCTGTGGATTTCTCTCTCAAGATCTGCCGGGATCCGGCTTCCAAGCCGCAACTGCGGAATTTTGTCTTCTGA
- the DCTPP1 gene encoding dCTP pyrophosphatase 1 isoform X2 → MTSSKRAASEGKYCRDWEEEEDLKVWLCPVAGDNGKAACRLCKGTMPAGYSDLRLHMATAEHQKHLPPGCSVPSADDGLGDLKNSGAGATMPRRTQAKEEEMDEVLVRNRNGNSAEAFQFSAEPTLEDIRRLQSGFTAERGWGKYHQPRNLLLALVGEVGELAELFQWREEAPEGLPGWTAPEREALSDELSDVLIYLVALADKCRVDLPSAALHKIEKNRLKYPAERVYGSSKKYTEYEKQQDGAAVSSGAARGENFCVASGASHPPDTSCGDSNGTGASGLRQGSASKQASTLS, encoded by the exons ATGACATCGTCAAAGAGGGCTGCCAGTGAGGGAAAGTATTGCAgagactgggaggaagaggaggatttgAAGGTCTGGCTTTGCCCTGTGGCAGGAGACAATGGCAAAGCAGCCTGCAGGCTCTGCAAGGGTACGATGCCTGCTGGCTACTCTGACCTTCGTCTGCACATGGCCACGGCTGAGCATCAGAAGCATTTGCCTCCAGGCTGTTCTGTGCCTTCTGCTGATGATGGGCTTGGTGACCTGAAGAATTCTGGTGCGGGagccaccatgcccaggaggacaCAG gcaaaagaggaagaaatggatgaGGTGTTGGTGAGGAACAGGAACGGAAATTCAGCAGAGGCTTTTCAGTTCAGCGCTGAGCCTACCTTGGAAGACAT CCGAAGACTCCAGTCTGGTTTCACAGCCGAGCGTGGCTGGGGGAAGTACCACCAGCCTCGGAATCTGCTGCTTGCCCTCGTCGGGGAGGTTGGGGAGCTGGCGGAGCTCTT CCAGTGGCGGGAAGAAGCCCCCGAAGGTCTCCCGGGCTGGACAGCGCCCGAGCGCGAAGCCCTCTCCGACGAGCTCAGCGATGTCCTCATCTACCTGGTGGCTCTGGCGGACAAGTGCCGCGTGGACCTTCCCTCGGCCGCCCTCCACAAGATAGAGAAGAACCGCCTCAAATACCCAGCTGAGCGAGTTTATGGGTCATCCAAGAAATACACCGAATATGAGAAACAACAGGACGGTGCTGCTGTTTCTTCCGGAGCAGCGAGGGGAGAAAACTTTTGTGTGGCTTCGGGAGCCTCCCATCCTCCGGACACAAGCTGTGGGGACTCCAATGGCACTGGGGCTTCAGGGCTCAGGCAGGGCAGCGCCTCAAAGCAGGCCTCTACTTTGTCGTAG
- the SEPTIN1 gene encoding septin-1 gives MDKDYVGFATLPTQVHRKSVKKGFDFTLMVAGESGLGKSTLVNSLFLTDLYKDRILPDAQGRIPQTLEIVKHAVDIEERGVKVKLTVIDTPGFGDAVDNTECWKPIAHYIDSQFEQYFRDESGLDRKNIQDGRVHCCLYVLSPFGHGLRPLDIVFLRAIHDKVNIVPVIGKADSLTPTEVKHKKEKIRQELEENGINIYEFPDCDSDEDEEFKAQDAEMKQSIPFAVIGSSQVVKESKDKVFRGRQYPWGTVEVENAAHCDFLKLRNMLIQTHMQDLKDVTHEVHYENYRAQCIQSLTRPGARDRSSRAKLSRQSATELPLLPLAETEKLIREKDEELRRMQEMLQKMQAQMLQSKGEQCDNL, from the exons ATG GACAAAGATTACGTTGGATTTGCAACTCTGCCCACCCAAGTCCACAGAAAGTCCGTAAAGAAGGGGTTTGACTTCACTCTGATGGTTGCAG GAGAATCTGGGCTGGGAAAATCCACTCTTGTCAATAGCCTCTTCTTGACAGATCTATATAAGGACCGGATACTTCCGGATGCGCAAG GCAGGATCCCCCAGACTTTGGAAATTGTCAAGCATGCAGTAGACATTGAAGAAAGGGGAGTGAAAGTGAAATTGACGGTGATCGATACCCCAGGATTTGGAGATGCGGTGGACAACACTGAGTG CTGGAAGCCAATTGCCCACTACATTGATTCCCAGTTTGAGCAGTACTTTCGAGATGAGAGCGGCTTGGACCGCAAGAACATTCAGGATGGGCGTGTCCACTGCTGTCTCTATGTCCTGTCACCCTTTGGACACGG GCTCCGCCCCCTGGACATTGTATTCCTCCGAGCCATCCACGACAAAGTCAATATTGTGCCGGTGATTGGAAAGGCGGACAGCTTGACTCCAACAGAGGTGAAACACAAGAAAGAGAAG ATCCGGCAGGAGTTAGAGGAAAACGGGATCAATATCTATGAGTTTCCTGACTGTGACTCGGATGAAGACGAAGAGTTCAAAGCTCAGGATGCAGAGATGAAG CAAAGCATCCCCTTTGCTGTAATTGGATCCAGTCAGGTGGTCAAGGAGTCGAAGGACAAAGTGTTCCGGGGACGGCAATATCCTTGGGGGACAGTGGAAG tGGAAAACGCGGCTCACTGCGACTTCCTCAAACTTCGGAACATGCTGATTCAAACCCATATGCAGGACTTAAAGGATGTGACCCACGAAGTCCATTACGAAAACTACCGCGCGCAGTGCATTCAGAGTCTGACCAGACCTGGGGCACGAGACCGCAGCAGCCGCGC GAAACTGTCACGTCAAAGTGCCACTGAGCTGCCACTCCTGCCTCTGGCCGAGACGGAGAAATTAATTCGCGAGAAAGACGAGGAG CTCCGTCGGATGCAGGAAATGCTGCAGAAGATGCAGGCACAGATGCTGCAGAGCAAAGGGGAGCAGTGTGACAACCTCTGA
- the DCTPP1 gene encoding dCTP pyrophosphatase 1 isoform X1: MTSSKRAASEGKYCRDWEEEEDLKVWLCPVAGDNGKAACRLCKGTMPAGYSDLRLHMATAEHQKHLPPGCSVPSADDGLGDLKNSGAGATMPRRTQALFPSASSPKAKEEEMDEVLVRNRNGNSAEAFQFSAEPTLEDIRRLQSGFTAERGWGKYHQPRNLLLALVGEVGELAELFQWREEAPEGLPGWTAPEREALSDELSDVLIYLVALADKCRVDLPSAALHKIEKNRLKYPAERVYGSSKKYTEYEKQQDGAAVSSGAARGENFCVASGASHPPDTSCGDSNGTGASGLRQGSASKQASTLS; encoded by the exons ATGACATCGTCAAAGAGGGCTGCCAGTGAGGGAAAGTATTGCAgagactgggaggaagaggaggatttgAAGGTCTGGCTTTGCCCTGTGGCAGGAGACAATGGCAAAGCAGCCTGCAGGCTCTGCAAGGGTACGATGCCTGCTGGCTACTCTGACCTTCGTCTGCACATGGCCACGGCTGAGCATCAGAAGCATTTGCCTCCAGGCTGTTCTGTGCCTTCTGCTGATGATGGGCTTGGTGACCTGAAGAATTCTGGTGCGGGagccaccatgcccaggaggacaCAG GCATTGTTCCCATCGGCCAGTTCACCAAAGgcaaaagaggaagaaatggatgaGGTGTTGGTGAGGAACAGGAACGGAAATTCAGCAGAGGCTTTTCAGTTCAGCGCTGAGCCTACCTTGGAAGACAT CCGAAGACTCCAGTCTGGTTTCACAGCCGAGCGTGGCTGGGGGAAGTACCACCAGCCTCGGAATCTGCTGCTTGCCCTCGTCGGGGAGGTTGGGGAGCTGGCGGAGCTCTT CCAGTGGCGGGAAGAAGCCCCCGAAGGTCTCCCGGGCTGGACAGCGCCCGAGCGCGAAGCCCTCTCCGACGAGCTCAGCGATGTCCTCATCTACCTGGTGGCTCTGGCGGACAAGTGCCGCGTGGACCTTCCCTCGGCCGCCCTCCACAAGATAGAGAAGAACCGCCTCAAATACCCAGCTGAGCGAGTTTATGGGTCATCCAAGAAATACACCGAATATGAGAAACAACAGGACGGTGCTGCTGTTTCTTCCGGAGCAGCGAGGGGAGAAAACTTTTGTGTGGCTTCGGGAGCCTCCCATCCTCCGGACACAAGCTGTGGGGACTCCAATGGCACTGGGGCTTCAGGGCTCAGGCAGGGCAGCGCCTCAAAGCAGGCCTCTACTTTGTCGTAG